Sequence from the Streptomyces sp. R33 genome:
GGCCTATCTCGACCTCACCGCCGACCACGCCCAGTTCGCCGCCACCCACTGACCATCCCGCTCACTCAGGAGGCTTCGCCATGAGCTCTGCCCTGCCCACCGTCCCCGTCCTGCACTCGGAATGGATCAAGATACGGTCCCTTCGCGGCACCTTCGGGGCGCTGATCGCCGTCCTTGCCGCGACGGTGGGGATCCAGGTGCTCGCGGCCGCGGCGACAGGCGAGGCCGAATCCGGCAGCCTGGGGGACGATCCGCTCCTCGGGGCCTTCTACGGCATCAACTTCGGCCAGATAGCGGCCTTCGCCTTCGGGGCGAGCGCGCTGTCCGCCGAGTTCCAAAACGGCGCCCTCGGCACCTCGCTGACCGCGGTGCCGAACCGAACCCGCTTCTACCTGTCGAAGATCGCCGTGGTGGGCGTACTCGCCTTCGTGGTCGGCGAGGTCACCGGCCTTCTCACCTTCGTCCTGGGCCAGGTGCCGATGGGCCGGCACGCGCTCTCGCTGGGGGACCCGGGGTCTCTCCGCGCCGTGTTCGGCAGTGGTGTGTACCTCACGCTCATGGCCCTGTTCGCGGCCGGGCTGACGGCGGTGCTGCGCAGTGCTGCGGTCGTGCTGAGTGTGCTCATACCCTTCGTCGTCATGGTTCCGTTCATCATCGGCCAGGCTGCCGGCGGTGCGGCCGAGTTCCTGCCGGACCAGGCCGGGCAGCTCGTCATGCACCTGGACTCCACCGGTCGGCTCGGTCCCTGGAGCGGTCTCGGGGTGCTGGCGCTCTGGGCGCTGGCCGCGCTGGCCGGCGGCTGGACGGCGGTACGCCGACGGGACGCGTGACACGGAGCCAGTTGTCAGTGCCTCCCTGGATACTGACGGCATGACCACGGCAGAGCATCTCGACACGATCGACCGGCTCCGGACACGTGACTTTCCTGATGTCCGGGGCAGGTCCGAAGTGGGCACCAGCGGGCCCGGCTACCACCTTGCCGAGCTGGGCGGGAGCCG
This genomic interval carries:
- a CDS encoding ABC transporter permease, which encodes MSSALPTVPVLHSEWIKIRSLRGTFGALIAVLAATVGIQVLAAAATGEAESGSLGDDPLLGAFYGINFGQIAAFAFGASALSAEFQNGALGTSLTAVPNRTRFYLSKIAVVGVLAFVVGEVTGLLTFVLGQVPMGRHALSLGDPGSLRAVFGSGVYLTLMALFAAGLTAVLRSAAVVLSVLIPFVVMVPFIIGQAAGGAAEFLPDQAGQLVMHLDSTGRLGPWSGLGVLALWALAALAGGWTAVRRRDA